One region of Agrobacterium tumefaciens genomic DNA includes:
- a CDS encoding LptF/LptG family permease, which translates to MKLLENYILRRTTQMFLVALLPVLAIIWTIQVLQRINLVTDTGQSMGSFMALATMILPTLIPVVLPFALVIGITQTFTAMNNDSELAIIDAAGSSRSVMFRPVIILAAVLSALSFTITNFIEPPARNSARQMVAAAYADLLSSVIEEKTFRAVQDGLYVQIAQRQGRILKGLFVADRRDPNFDLIYYAKEGMIDESGTSLTMRDGEVQQKTPDGKVSIVKFLSYAFDLSTMSEKQTSEPSLSPGDASLGFLLSPDENNASYKRSPESFRSELHKRLSDWMFAFAFALISLVIAADARSHREARMHPMVAALVTAFMLRWLGFYVTNQVKQSAAFIPLVYAVPGLSGAAAAFILITGRKPRMPKIIADTASRLRRLFSSRLARSSGSGNA; encoded by the coding sequence ATGAAGCTTCTCGAGAACTATATCCTGCGACGGACAACGCAGATGTTTCTGGTCGCGCTGCTGCCGGTGCTGGCCATCATCTGGACCATCCAGGTTCTCCAGAGAATCAACCTCGTCACCGATACCGGCCAGTCGATGGGCTCCTTCATGGCGCTGGCGACGATGATCCTGCCGACGCTGATCCCCGTCGTGTTGCCTTTCGCCCTCGTCATCGGCATCACCCAGACATTCACGGCGATGAACAACGATTCCGAGCTTGCCATCATCGATGCGGCCGGATCGTCGCGCTCTGTGATGTTTCGCCCGGTTATCATTCTGGCTGCCGTTCTAAGTGCGCTTTCCTTCACCATCACCAACTTCATCGAGCCGCCTGCCCGAAATTCGGCCAGGCAGATGGTGGCGGCTGCCTATGCCGACCTCCTCTCGTCGGTGATCGAGGAAAAGACCTTCCGCGCCGTTCAGGACGGCCTTTATGTGCAGATCGCCCAGCGTCAGGGCCGTATCCTCAAGGGCCTGTTCGTCGCCGACCGCCGCGATCCGAATTTCGATCTTATCTATTACGCCAAGGAAGGCATGATCGATGAAAGCGGCACGTCGCTGACGATGCGCGACGGCGAAGTCCAGCAGAAAACACCTGATGGCAAGGTCTCCATCGTCAAGTTCCTGTCCTATGCCTTCGACCTTTCGACCATGTCGGAAAAGCAGACTTCCGAACCGTCGCTTTCTCCGGGCGATGCGAGCCTCGGTTTCCTTCTCTCGCCAGACGAGAACAACGCGAGTTACAAGCGGTCTCCCGAAAGCTTCCGCAGTGAGTTGCACAAGCGCCTGTCGGACTGGATGTTCGCCTTCGCCTTCGCACTGATATCGCTGGTCATAGCCGCTGATGCACGCTCGCATCGTGAAGCGCGGATGCATCCGATGGTCGCTGCGCTGGTGACGGCCTTCATGCTGCGCTGGCTCGGTTTTTACGTCACCAACCAGGTCAAGCAGAGCGCGGCCTTCATTCCGCTGGTCTATGCCGTGCCGGGCCTCAGCGGCGCCGCCGCCGCCTTTATTCTCATCACGGGTCGCAAGCCGAGAATGCCGAAGATCATCGCGGATACGGCCAGCCGTCTGCGCCGTCTTTTCTCCAGCCGGCTGGCGCGAAGCTCGGGGAGCGGTAACGCATGA
- a CDS encoding leucyl aminopeptidase — translation MSAKFDISFANSASLENTLAVVLQASGEAQAAAGASEADPGGVLERAAKISGFSAKSMTTLDVIAPQGSGADRLLVIGLGKPAKLVAHDWLRAGGTAAANFRKADKVAVYLDAPGVDVGAQAAADFALGLLLRAYSFDAYKTKKKSDDEKSPKKVEIVIVTAVHQEAEKAFAVSEAVAGGVVLARDLVNLPPNVLGPVEFAEKAEELKKLGVEVEILGEKELKKLGMNALLGVAQGSARPPRLAVMQWNGGSKKDEPIAFVGKGVVFDTGGISLKPGLNMEDMKGDMGGAAAVTGLMHTLAARKAKANVIGVIGLVENMPDGNAQRPGDIVASMSGQTIEIINTDAEGRLVLADALWYTKERFNPKFMINLATLTGAITVALGNLQAGLFSNDDELAARLSQAGDVTAEKLWRMPLGKDYDKIIDSKFADMKNSSGRLAGSVTAAQFLKRFVGETPWAHLDIAGTAMGSPMTEINQSWGSGYGVRLLNELVRAHYED, via the coding sequence ATGTCCGCCAAATTCGATATTTCTTTCGCCAATTCCGCCTCGCTTGAAAATACCCTTGCCGTTGTGCTGCAAGCCTCGGGTGAGGCGCAGGCAGCTGCCGGCGCATCGGAAGCCGATCCGGGCGGCGTGCTTGAACGGGCGGCAAAGATTTCGGGCTTTTCCGCAAAGTCCATGACGACACTCGACGTGATTGCGCCGCAGGGTTCGGGCGCCGACCGGCTTCTCGTCATTGGCCTCGGCAAGCCGGCGAAACTTGTCGCCCATGATTGGTTGCGTGCCGGCGGCACCGCTGCCGCCAATTTCAGGAAGGCGGACAAGGTTGCCGTCTATCTAGATGCCCCGGGCGTCGATGTCGGTGCGCAGGCGGCTGCGGATTTTGCGCTTGGCCTGCTGCTGCGTGCCTATAGCTTCGATGCCTATAAGACCAAGAAGAAATCCGATGATGAGAAGTCGCCGAAGAAAGTAGAAATCGTCATCGTGACGGCAGTCCATCAGGAGGCGGAAAAGGCCTTTGCCGTGTCGGAGGCCGTCGCGGGCGGCGTTGTCCTGGCGCGTGATCTCGTCAACCTGCCGCCGAATGTTCTTGGTCCTGTCGAGTTCGCTGAAAAGGCGGAAGAGTTAAAGAAGCTCGGTGTCGAGGTCGAAATTCTCGGCGAGAAGGAGCTGAAGAAGCTTGGCATGAACGCGCTTCTCGGTGTGGCGCAGGGTTCGGCGCGTCCGCCCCGGCTTGCGGTCATGCAGTGGAACGGCGGCTCCAAGAAGGATGAGCCTATCGCCTTCGTCGGCAAGGGCGTCGTGTTCGATACCGGCGGTATCTCGCTGAAGCCCGGCCTTAACATGGAAGACATGAAGGGCGACATGGGTGGCGCTGCCGCCGTGACCGGCCTCATGCACACGCTCGCGGCCCGCAAGGCGAAAGCCAATGTAATCGGCGTCATCGGTCTGGTGGAGAACATGCCTGATGGTAACGCCCAGCGTCCCGGCGATATCGTCGCCTCCATGTCCGGCCAGACCATCGAGATCATCAATACCGACGCCGAAGGCCGGCTGGTTCTCGCCGATGCACTCTGGTACACCAAGGAACGTTTCAACCCGAAATTCATGATCAACCTCGCCACCTTGACGGGAGCGATCACGGTTGCACTCGGCAATCTTCAGGCTGGCCTTTTCTCGAATGATGACGAGTTGGCTGCACGTCTTTCGCAGGCGGGCGATGTTACGGCGGAAAAGCTGTGGCGCATGCCGCTGGGCAAGGATTACGACAAGATTATTGATTCCAAATTCGCCGACATGAAGAACAGCTCTGGCCGTCTGGCGGGCTCTGTCACCGCCGCTCAGTTCCTCAAGCGTTTCGTGGGTGAAACACCTTGGGCGCATCTCGATATCGCTGGCACCGCCATGGGTTCGCCGATGACCGAGATCAACCAGTCCTGGGGATCAGGTTACGGTGTGCGGCTGCTGAACGAACTCGTTCGCGCCCATTACGAAGATTGA